The Rhizobium indicum genome has a segment encoding these proteins:
- a CDS encoding pyrroline-5-carboxylate reductase, translating to MKIDSIGFVGTGAITEAMVRGLLAEPAYASEILVSPRSAHIAATLADEFAAVRIAKDNQDVVERSDMVFLAIRPQVAEEVVRALSFRDGQMIVSLVAATERQALSEWIAADVHLVQAIPLPFVAGRQGVTAIYPPDTAVAALFDALGTAVQCQSRKEYDLLAAASAMMSTYFGIMEQVAVWLEKSGLEKAKGQAYIAPLFASLAQKANSPGNEPFSALSREFATKGGLNEQVFSDFEKKGGLAALTAALDGVLARIEGKN from the coding sequence ATGAAAATCGACAGTATCGGCTTCGTCGGAACCGGCGCAATTACCGAAGCGATGGTTCGCGGCCTTCTGGCCGAACCGGCCTATGCCTCCGAAATTCTCGTGTCTCCACGAAGCGCTCATATCGCCGCGACGCTGGCCGACGAATTCGCCGCCGTCAGAATTGCCAAGGACAACCAGGACGTCGTCGAGCGCAGCGACATGGTGTTCCTGGCAATACGGCCGCAGGTCGCCGAGGAGGTCGTGCGCGCACTATCGTTCAGGGATGGCCAAATGATCGTCAGCCTCGTTGCGGCGACGGAGCGCCAGGCCCTGTCCGAGTGGATCGCCGCCGACGTGCATCTGGTGCAGGCGATCCCCTTGCCCTTCGTCGCAGGCCGGCAAGGCGTCACTGCCATCTATCCGCCCGATACCGCCGTCGCAGCGCTTTTCGATGCGCTCGGAACGGCTGTCCAATGCCAATCGAGGAAGGAATATGATCTTCTCGCGGCAGCGAGCGCAATGATGTCGACCTATTTCGGCATCATGGAGCAGGTTGCCGTCTGGCTGGAGAAAAGCGGCCTCGAAAAGGCGAAGGGACAGGCCTACATTGCCCCGCTCTTTGCAAGCCTCGCGCAGAAAGCGAACAGCCCCGGCAACGAACCGTTCAGCGCGCTGAGCCGCGAATTCGCGACCAAGGGCGGGCTGAACGAGCAGGTTTTCTCAGACTTCGAGAAGAAGGGCGGCCTTGCCGCACTGACCGCCGCACTCGACGGCGTACTTGCCCGCATCGAGGGCAAGAACTAG
- a CDS encoding cupin domain-containing protein: protein MSVDIGSRLRHLRIAHKLSQRELAKRTGVPNSTISLIESNASNPSVGALKRILDGIPIGLAEFFAFEPERPRKAFYAAEELVEIGKGAISYRQVGENLFGRSLQILKECYQPGADTGKVPLVHEGEEGGIVLSGRLEVTVDDERRILGAGDAYYFESRRPHRFRCVGPVPCEVISACTPPTF from the coding sequence ATGTCAGTCGATATCGGCAGTCGCCTTCGCCATCTCCGCATCGCCCATAAGCTTTCCCAGCGCGAGCTCGCCAAGCGCACCGGAGTGCCCAATTCGACGATCTCGCTGATCGAATCGAACGCCTCCAATCCGTCGGTCGGGGCCTTGAAGCGAATTCTCGACGGCATCCCCATCGGTCTGGCGGAATTCTTCGCCTTCGAACCCGAGCGTCCAAGGAAGGCCTTCTATGCGGCCGAGGAACTGGTGGAGATCGGCAAGGGCGCCATTTCCTACAGGCAGGTTGGCGAAAACCTGTTCGGCCGCAGCCTGCAGATCCTCAAGGAATGTTACCAGCCGGGCGCCGACACTGGAAAGGTTCCCCTTGTTCACGAGGGCGAAGAAGGCGGGATCGTGCTTTCGGGAAGGCTCGAGGTGACGGTCGATGACGAGCGGCGGATCCTTGGAGCGGGTGACGCCTACTATTTCGAAAGCCGGCGCCCGCACCGTTTCCGCTGCGTCGGACCGGTGCCTTGCGAGGTCATCAGCGCCTGCACGCCGCCGACTTTCTAG
- a CDS encoding aspartate aminotransferase family protein, giving the protein MDQLSKTNAPALENFWMPFTANRQFKATPRLLAAAEGMYYTDIDGNQVLDGTAGLWCCNAGHGRKKIAHAVERQLATLDYAPTFQMGHPIAFDFASKLAANAPGGPEAKLDRIFFTGSGSESVDTALKIAIAYQRAIGQGTRTRIIGREKGYHGVGFGGISVGGLVNNRRVFPQIPADHMRHTLDIERNAFSKGLPAHGVELADDLERLVQLHGAETIAAVIVEPMSGSAGVVLPAKGYLEKLRATADKHGILLIFDEVITGFGRLGTPFATDYFGVVPDLITTAKGITNGTIPMGAVFASRKVYDGLMVGPDNAIELFHGYTYSGHPVACAAGLATLEIYEEEGLLTRASELAEYWQEALHSLRGSPNVVDIRNLGLVGAVELAPRAAAPGTRAYDIFVDCFNKGLLIRVTGDIIALSPPLIIEKSQIDTIVSTLSDALKRAA; this is encoded by the coding sequence ATGGACCAGCTCAGCAAAACGAACGCGCCCGCACTTGAAAATTTCTGGATGCCGTTCACCGCGAACCGGCAGTTCAAGGCCACGCCGCGACTTCTCGCAGCAGCCGAGGGAATGTACTACACCGACATCGATGGAAATCAGGTGCTTGACGGCACCGCCGGGCTCTGGTGCTGCAACGCCGGCCATGGCCGCAAGAAGATCGCCCATGCCGTCGAGCGACAGCTTGCAACGCTGGACTATGCGCCGACCTTTCAGATGGGGCATCCGATCGCCTTCGACTTCGCCTCGAAATTGGCTGCGAACGCGCCGGGCGGTCCAGAAGCCAAGCTCGACAGGATCTTCTTCACCGGCTCGGGCTCGGAATCGGTCGATACGGCGCTGAAGATCGCCATCGCCTATCAGCGGGCGATCGGCCAGGGCACCCGCACGCGGATCATCGGGCGCGAGAAGGGATATCACGGCGTCGGGTTCGGCGGCATTTCCGTCGGCGGTCTCGTCAACAACAGGCGGGTCTTCCCGCAAATACCGGCCGACCACATGCGCCACACGCTCGACATTGAGCGCAATGCGTTTTCGAAGGGCCTTCCCGCCCACGGCGTCGAATTAGCGGACGATCTCGAGCGGCTGGTACAGCTGCACGGCGCCGAGACCATCGCCGCCGTCATCGTCGAGCCGATGTCGGGATCGGCGGGCGTGGTGCTGCCTGCGAAGGGTTATCTGGAGAAGCTGCGCGCAACCGCCGACAAGCATGGCATCCTGCTGATCTTCGACGAGGTCATCACCGGATTCGGCCGTCTCGGCACTCCTTTCGCGACCGACTATTTCGGCGTCGTGCCCGACCTGATCACCACGGCAAAAGGCATCACCAACGGCACGATCCCGATGGGCGCGGTCTTTGCCAGCCGCAAGGTCTATGACGGCCTGATGGTCGGACCTGATAACGCGATCGAACTCTTTCATGGCTACACCTATTCCGGCCATCCGGTCGCCTGCGCGGCCGGGCTCGCGACGCTCGAGATCTACGAGGAGGAAGGTCTGCTGACCCGCGCATCCGAGCTCGCCGAATACTGGCAGGAGGCTCTCCATTCGCTGCGAGGCTCGCCCAACGTGGTGGACATCCGCAATCTCGGACTGGTCGGCGCGGTGGAGCTGGCGCCGAGAGCCGCAGCGCCGGGAACGCGCGCCTACGACATCTTCGTCGACTGCTTCAACAAGGGTCTGCTGATCCGGGTGACCGGTGACATCATCGCCCTCTCGCCGCCGCTCATCATCGAGAAAAGCCAGATCGACACGATCGTCTCGACGCTCAGTGATGCGTTGAAGCGCGCCGCATAA
- a CDS encoding helix-turn-helix transcriptional regulator codes for MSVNSHIHNDGSLTRQMAVQSMLFRETAHSGTDPDELSEILSTPTSPIKVAAEGNMPIGYHCNFVSVGEEVTVADCTYEGTILIRREAPSDRMIVFLPMAGNASFEGMREQIYSVPARGTILEAGRAAGARLFGPRRHFGLFVDQAKIISHLTHMFERTISGDVDFHPHIDLTTGPGLVFQQLVSSLHRGLSGNGPLQRSPLAASSLCDAAIYLLLETCPNRYSNELALPAPAPAPRHVKWAVDFMQEHIAEPISLNDIAMAAKVSVRTLQQGFRQFRDTTPMSYLHDLRMAAAHRDLLESDARQAIADVALRWGFTHLGRFAAEYRKRFGQLPSQTLKR; via the coding sequence ATGTCCGTTAATTCTCATATACATAACGATGGCAGCCTCACCCGACAGATGGCGGTGCAGAGCATGTTGTTTCGGGAAACGGCGCACAGCGGAACGGATCCGGATGAACTCTCGGAAATATTGTCGACGCCAACCTCCCCGATCAAGGTTGCGGCCGAAGGCAATATGCCGATTGGATACCACTGCAATTTCGTCTCCGTGGGAGAAGAGGTAACGGTAGCCGACTGTACCTACGAAGGCACAATCCTGATCAGGCGGGAGGCGCCCAGCGACAGGATGATCGTTTTTCTGCCGATGGCAGGGAACGCCTCCTTCGAAGGCATGCGGGAGCAAATCTATTCCGTTCCCGCGCGTGGTACGATCCTTGAGGCAGGTCGTGCCGCGGGTGCTCGCCTGTTTGGGCCGCGCCGTCATTTCGGCCTCTTCGTCGATCAGGCGAAGATCATTAGCCACCTGACGCATATGTTCGAGAGAACCATCAGCGGCGACGTCGATTTTCATCCTCACATCGATCTGACGACCGGTCCCGGGCTTGTATTCCAGCAACTTGTCTCGAGCCTCCATCGCGGCCTCAGCGGGAACGGACCGCTGCAGCGGTCGCCGCTGGCCGCCAGCTCGCTCTGCGATGCGGCGATCTATCTGCTTCTGGAGACCTGCCCCAATCGTTATTCGAACGAGCTTGCGCTCCCTGCTCCGGCGCCGGCCCCGCGCCATGTGAAATGGGCCGTCGACTTCATGCAGGAACACATCGCCGAGCCGATTTCGCTCAACGATATCGCGATGGCAGCGAAGGTAAGCGTTCGGACTTTGCAACAGGGTTTCCGGCAGTTCAGGGATACGACCCCGATGTCCTACCTGCATGATCTTCGGATGGCCGCCGCCCATCGCGATTTGCTCGAATCTGACGCGAGACAGGCCATCGCCGACGTCGCACTGCGATGGGGGTTTACGCATCTGGGGCGATTTGCAGCCGAATACAGGAAGCGTTTCGGTCAGCTGCCGTCACAGACCTTGAAGCGCTGA
- a CDS encoding D-amino acid dehydrogenase, translated as MKVIVLGAGIVGVTSAYQLAKAGHEVTVVDRQPGPALETSFANAGEVSFGYCSPWAAPGIPMKAMKWLFMEHAPLILRPKLDMAMLSWMARMLSNCTSERYAINKSRMLRLADYSRIALADLRAETGIAYDERMQGTLQLFRTQQQLDASAKDVKALAADGIPYEVLDRDGCIRFEPALKHVRDKIVGGLLTPKDETGDCFKFTNALAAKAEALGVRFAYGTTIKALDVEAGRVRGVITDRERMSAEAVVVALGSYSPLLLKPLGIRLPVYPVKGYSLTIPIADASRAPESTVMDETYKIAITRLGDRIRVGGMAEISGYTNDLGLARRSTLEYSVTDLFPGGDISKASFWSGLRPMTPDGTPVIGPTKVAGLFLNTGHGTLGWTMSTGSARLIGDLVGGRQPEIDVRDLAISRYG; from the coding sequence ATGAAGGTCATCGTTCTAGGAGCCGGCATCGTCGGCGTCACATCCGCTTATCAGCTCGCCAAGGCCGGCCATGAGGTCACGGTCGTCGACCGGCAGCCGGGTCCGGCGCTGGAGACCAGCTTTGCCAATGCCGGCGAAGTCTCCTTCGGCTATTGCTCGCCATGGGCAGCGCCCGGCATTCCTATGAAGGCCATGAAGTGGCTGTTCATGGAGCACGCGCCGCTCATCCTGCGCCCGAAATTAGACATGGCCATGCTCTCCTGGATGGCGAGGATGCTGTCGAACTGCACCTCCGAGCGCTACGCGATCAACAAGAGCCGCATGCTGCGCCTTGCCGATTACAGCCGCATCGCGCTGGCCGATCTTCGCGCCGAGACCGGCATCGCCTATGATGAACGCATGCAGGGAACCCTGCAGCTGTTCCGCACGCAGCAGCAGCTCGATGCCTCGGCTAAGGATGTCAAGGCGCTGGCTGCCGACGGCATTCCCTATGAGGTGCTGGACCGGGACGGCTGCATCCGCTTCGAACCAGCGCTGAAGCATGTGCGCGACAAGATCGTCGGTGGTCTGCTGACGCCGAAGGACGAAACCGGCGACTGCTTCAAGTTCACCAATGCGCTGGCGGCCAAAGCCGAGGCGCTCGGCGTCCGTTTCGCTTACGGGACGACGATCAAGGCGCTGGATGTCGAGGCTGGCCGGGTGCGCGGGGTCATCACCGACCGTGAGCGGATGAGCGCGGAGGCGGTGGTGGTCGCGCTCGGCAGCTATTCGCCGCTGCTGCTCAAGCCGCTCGGCATCAGGCTGCCGGTCTATCCCGTCAAGGGCTATTCGCTTACCATCCCGATTGCCGATGCGTCACGCGCGCCGGAATCGACCGTCATGGACGAGACCTACAAGATCGCGATCACCCGGCTCGGCGATCGCATCCGCGTCGGCGGCATGGCTGAAATATCAGGCTACACCAATGATCTCGGCCTGGCCCGCCGCAGCACGCTGGAATATTCGGTCACCGATCTTTTCCCCGGCGGCGATATTTCCAAGGCCTCCTTCTGGTCCGGCCTGCGCCCGATGACGCCCGATGGCACGCCGGTCATCGGCCCGACAAAGGTCGCCGGTCTCTTCCTCAATACCGGCCACGGCACGCTCGGCTGGACGATGAGCACCGGTTCGGCGCGGCTCATCGGTGATCTCGTCGGCGGCCGCCAGCCGGAAATCGATGTGAGGGATCTCGCCATCAGCCGCTACGGCTGA
- the alr gene encoding alanine racemase — translation MDSDILVSRSRTATTTQGATGYLTIDLAALGRNYRKLLSMLAPVRAGAVVKADAYGLGAERVARTLYSEGCRHFFVAQFVEAVRLRPALAHDAQIFVLNGLQPGNELACAEMGIVPVLNSLAQWQQWSAAARALKRCLPAVLQFDTGMSRLGFPREERAELAAALGDGSNVEILFIMSHLASADDMDSEQNGEQFAEMSRIADEFPGFDISFANSGGVFLGEAYHGVLARPGIALYGGASNAGEKNPMEPVVSLDVAVVQTRTVPAGAKVGYGGAHVTQRDTRLATIAAGYADGLPRCLGDRGAVYFKGIRLPIVGRVSMDSATVDITALPEGALTFGSLVEVLGRHQTLEDIARDAGTISYEILTGLGDRYDRQYL, via the coding sequence ATGGATAGCGATATTTTGGTTTCCCGCTCACGCACTGCCACGACCACGCAGGGAGCCACGGGCTATCTGACGATCGATCTTGCCGCCCTCGGCCGTAACTATCGCAAGCTGCTATCGATGCTGGCGCCGGTCCGCGCAGGCGCCGTCGTCAAGGCCGACGCCTATGGCCTCGGCGCCGAGCGGGTCGCAAGAACGCTTTACAGTGAAGGTTGCAGGCATTTCTTCGTCGCCCAGTTTGTCGAGGCCGTGAGGCTCCGACCGGCCCTTGCGCACGACGCCCAGATTTTCGTGTTGAACGGCTTGCAGCCGGGTAACGAACTCGCCTGCGCCGAGATGGGCATCGTTCCGGTTCTCAATTCGCTGGCGCAGTGGCAGCAATGGTCGGCGGCTGCGCGCGCTCTGAAGCGCTGCCTGCCTGCTGTCCTGCAATTCGACACCGGCATGTCGCGGCTCGGTTTTCCCAGGGAAGAGCGAGCGGAGCTGGCGGCGGCTCTTGGCGATGGCAGCAATGTCGAAATCCTGTTCATCATGAGCCATCTGGCGTCGGCCGATGACATGGACAGTGAGCAGAACGGCGAGCAATTTGCCGAGATGTCCCGCATCGCCGATGAATTTCCGGGCTTCGATATTTCCTTCGCCAATTCCGGCGGCGTTTTCCTGGGCGAGGCCTATCACGGCGTGCTCGCCCGCCCCGGCATCGCGCTTTATGGCGGCGCTTCGAACGCCGGCGAGAAGAACCCGATGGAGCCGGTCGTCAGCCTGGATGTCGCCGTCGTGCAGACGCGCACCGTGCCGGCGGGGGCGAAGGTCGGTTATGGCGGCGCGCATGTCACGCAGCGCGACACCCGTCTCGCCACCATTGCCGCCGGCTATGCAGATGGGCTGCCGCGATGCCTGGGCGACCGCGGCGCCGTCTATTTCAAGGGCATACGCCTGCCGATCGTCGGCCGTGTGTCGATGGACAGTGCGACCGTCGACATCACAGCCCTGCCCGAAGGGGCGCTGACCTTCGGCAGTCTCGTCGAAGTGCTTGGCCGCCATCAGACGCTCGAGGACATCGCCCGCGACGCCGGCACCATTTCTTACGAAATCCTAACCGGCCTGGGCGATCGTTACGACAGACAATATCTCTAA
- a CDS encoding Lrp/AsnC family transcriptional regulator, with protein sequence MPALDAIDRNILRLLRLDARMSNAKLAAEIGLSPSACLRRIKIMEKSGVIRGYTVLVDTGNADEMIAVIINITLERQTEDYLDRLEAAVRRHPEIRECFLMTGGSDYLLRVEVANAGEFERIHKEILSTLPGVLRIHSSFSIRNVLATRTRGRR encoded by the coding sequence ATGCCCGCTCTCGACGCGATCGATCGCAATATCCTGAGACTGCTGCGCCTCGATGCCCGCATGAGCAATGCCAAGCTCGCCGCCGAGATCGGTCTCTCTCCATCGGCCTGTCTCAGGCGCATCAAAATCATGGAAAAATCAGGCGTGATCCGCGGCTATACGGTGCTGGTAGACACCGGCAATGCGGATGAGATGATCGCCGTGATCATCAACATCACCCTAGAGCGGCAGACGGAGGACTATCTCGATCGCCTCGAGGCGGCGGTCCGCCGGCATCCAGAGATCCGGGAATGTTTTCTGATGACCGGTGGTTCGGACTACCTGCTTCGCGTGGAGGTCGCCAATGCCGGCGAGTTCGAGCGGATCCACAAAGAGATCCTTTCGACCTTGCCCGGCGTCCTCAGGATCCATTCCAGCTTCTCGATCCGCAATGTTCTGGCGACGCGCACGAGGGGCAGACGCTGA
- a CDS encoding HpcH/HpaI aldolase family protein gives MNGAKLRARLLAGEAITMYTPHHSSSGLAARLVELGADSVFVDCEHGTWSFDDVRMTAQIVRSVGGAAIVRPHSHERPIIIRYLNAGADGIMVPMVDTAEQARAVVDAVRYALPSDFDKRLVVAMIETVDAIDNLDEMLKVDGIDVFFIGPGDLSQNMGYPPAPPFGEPRPEAVTDKVAVAVDKIRAAGKVAGTLATADELPHWLQKGVQFFYIHTDPFLRRGIAGIRQTIAR, from the coding sequence ATGAACGGAGCGAAGTTGCGCGCGCGGCTGTTGGCCGGCGAGGCGATCACCATGTATACGCCGCACCACTCCTCGTCGGGTCTGGCAGCCCGGCTGGTGGAACTCGGCGCCGATTCCGTCTTCGTCGACTGCGAACACGGAACCTGGAGCTTCGACGATGTGCGCATGACTGCACAGATTGTCCGTTCTGTCGGCGGGGCGGCAATCGTCCGGCCACATTCGCACGAACGCCCGATCATCATCAGGTATCTGAATGCGGGAGCTGATGGCATCATGGTCCCGATGGTGGACACGGCCGAACAGGCGCGCGCCGTCGTCGATGCCGTCCGTTACGCTCTTCCGTCCGACTTCGACAAGCGCCTGGTGGTGGCGATGATCGAGACGGTGGATGCCATCGACAATCTCGACGAGATGCTGAAGGTCGATGGCATCGACGTCTTCTTCATCGGGCCCGGCGATCTTTCGCAGAATATGGGCTATCCGCCGGCTCCACCCTTCGGCGAGCCGCGTCCTGAAGCAGTCACGGATAAGGTCGCGGTCGCGGTCGACAAGATCCGCGCAGCAGGCAAGGTTGCAGGCACGCTGGCCACCGCTGATGAACTGCCTCATTGGCTGCAGAAGGGTGTTCAGTTCTTCTATATCCACACCGACCCCTTCCTGCGCCGCGGGATTGCCGGCATCAGGCAGACAATCGCGCGATAG
- a CDS encoding SDR family oxidoreductase gives MGLLEGKIALVTGAGSGIGRETALLLAKDGATVVLTGRRIEPLCKVAALIEEANGKAVARALDIETREEIFAAIKWIKDSVGPVDILVNNAGSASKVLNARFLSEAEWTSTINVNLTAVFNLTQAVLPDMIASGEGTIITVSSLAVINPNLLGGAAYGAAKAGVKNFMSFLHNTYRNQGIRATTILPGETNTPIMDNRARPPLEEERAVMMDPHDVARAIVLCASLSKSAVIPELHICPTFMRDTSADIEIARWVGAPADTPDMPKK, from the coding sequence ATGGGACTTCTCGAAGGAAAAATCGCTCTGGTAACGGGAGCCGGCTCCGGCATCGGTCGCGAAACCGCCCTGCTGCTGGCAAAGGACGGCGCCACCGTCGTGCTGACCGGGCGGCGGATCGAACCGCTGTGCAAGGTGGCGGCCCTGATCGAAGAGGCTAATGGCAAGGCCGTCGCGCGTGCGCTCGATATCGAGACGCGTGAAGAGATCTTTGCGGCCATAAAGTGGATCAAGGATAGCGTCGGACCCGTCGATATCCTGGTGAACAATGCCGGCAGCGCCAGCAAGGTGCTGAACGCGCGTTTCTTGAGCGAGGCCGAGTGGACCTCCACCATCAACGTCAATCTGACGGCCGTCTTCAACCTGACCCAGGCAGTCCTTCCCGACATGATCGCGAGCGGCGAGGGAACGATCATCACGGTCTCGTCGCTCGCGGTGATCAACCCCAACCTGCTCGGTGGCGCGGCCTATGGTGCGGCCAAGGCCGGCGTGAAGAACTTCATGAGCTTCCTGCACAACACCTATCGCAATCAGGGGATCCGGGCGACGACGATCCTGCCCGGCGAGACGAATACGCCGATCATGGACAATCGCGCGCGGCCGCCTCTGGAGGAGGAACGTGCCGTCATGATGGATCCTCATGACGTCGCCCGTGCGATCGTCCTCTGCGCCAGCCTGAGCAAGAGCGCCGTGATCCCCGAGCTTCACATCTGCCCGACATTCATGCGGGACACGTCAGCGGATATCGAAATTGCGCGTTGGGTCGGAGCGCCGGCCGACACGCCGGATATGCCGAAAAAATAG
- a CDS encoding hydantoinase B/oxoprolinase family protein: MSKPATDFNDPINLQVMWNRLIFIADQADNVLGKTAFSPIVRENHDYVTVLLDSKGRALAQCTWSIPVFITSLPAAAQNYFLPKFSADKLEEGDVLATNDPEIGTGHLPDVTMITPIFKNGKVVAYAGSIAHLPDIGGAPLHSEASDIYEEGIRFPIIKLLKAGVPNQDVFDIIEASVRLPTEVRGDLESMIAANNVMGRELVKFLDEYGLDDVEGLATAIHSRSEAQTRKAIREWPNGSYAAEVLLDGYDVDVTLKASVIIKDDSIHVDYTGTSDQVLHSINCRTNYRYAHSVYALKCLLDPETPNNEGCIVPITDEAPLGCILNPQHWTAGNSRNLIGHVIPSLIFKALEGVVPDKVMGDSGGAPIWAANCVGQRNDGSQYGSVQNFHGGQGARAELDGLDTLSFPSNCKVTAIEMFEVAVPVLTERKELIADSGGAGKHRGGLGQRVVLRNLGKNPMNIYLASERVRHPCFGVVEGQSGSAGKVMKDGKPQFPKGKVVLKTGQRLEVETPGGGGWGAASDRSSALIEQDLSENLITAKAAKEIYGYSGPIAAAAE; the protein is encoded by the coding sequence ATGTCGAAACCCGCCACCGATTTCAACGACCCGATCAACCTTCAGGTCATGTGGAACCGCCTGATCTTCATTGCAGACCAGGCCGACAACGTCCTTGGCAAGACGGCATTCTCGCCGATCGTCCGCGAGAACCACGACTACGTCACCGTCCTGCTGGACAGCAAGGGACGGGCGCTGGCGCAATGCACCTGGTCGATCCCGGTCTTCATCACCTCTCTCCCGGCCGCGGCCCAGAACTATTTCCTGCCGAAGTTCTCGGCAGACAAGCTCGAAGAAGGCGACGTGCTGGCGACCAACGATCCGGAGATCGGCACCGGCCATCTTCCCGATGTCACGATGATCACGCCGATCTTCAAGAACGGCAAGGTCGTCGCCTATGCCGGGTCAATCGCCCATCTTCCCGATATCGGCGGCGCCCCTCTGCATTCCGAAGCGAGCGACATCTACGAAGAAGGCATCCGCTTCCCGATTATCAAGCTGCTGAAGGCCGGCGTTCCGAACCAGGACGTCTTCGACATCATCGAAGCGTCGGTCCGCCTCCCGACCGAAGTACGCGGCGACCTCGAGTCGATGATCGCTGCCAACAACGTCATGGGCCGCGAGCTCGTCAAATTCCTGGACGAATACGGTTTGGATGACGTCGAAGGCCTGGCGACCGCCATTCATTCCCGCTCGGAAGCGCAGACCCGCAAGGCGATCCGCGAATGGCCGAACGGCAGCTACGCGGCCGAGGTTCTGCTCGACGGTTACGATGTCGATGTGACGCTGAAGGCTTCGGTCATCATCAAGGACGACTCTATCCATGTCGACTACACCGGTACCTCCGACCAGGTTCTGCACTCGATCAACTGCCGGACGAACTATCGCTACGCCCATTCCGTCTATGCTCTGAAATGCCTGCTCGACCCTGAGACACCGAACAACGAGGGTTGCATCGTCCCGATCACCGATGAGGCTCCGCTCGGCTGCATTCTCAATCCGCAGCACTGGACGGCGGGCAATTCGCGAAACCTGATCGGGCACGTCATTCCTTCGCTGATCTTCAAGGCGCTCGAAGGCGTGGTGCCCGACAAGGTCATGGGCGACAGCGGCGGTGCTCCGATCTGGGCTGCCAATTGCGTCGGCCAGCGCAATGACGGTTCGCAATATGGCTCCGTCCAGAATTTCCACGGCGGGCAGGGCGCGCGCGCCGAGCTCGACGGTCTGGACACGCTGAGCTTCCCCTCGAACTGCAAGGTAACGGCCATCGAGATGTTCGAGGTTGCCGTTCCCGTGCTGACGGAGCGGAAGGAACTGATCGCGGACTCGGGCGGAGCAGGCAAGCATCGCGGCGGTCTCGGCCAGCGTGTCGTGCTCCGGAACCTCGGCAAGAACCCGATGAACATCTACCTCGCTTCCGAGCGTGTTCGCCATCCCTGCTTCGGTGTCGTCGAAGGGCAGAGCGGATCGGCCGGAAAGGTCATGAAGGACGGCAAGCCCCAGTTCCCGAAGGGCAAGGTGGTGCTGAAGACAGGCCAGCGCCTCGAGGTTGAGACGCCAGGCGGCGGCGGTTGGGGAGCTGCGAGCGATCGTTCGTCTGCACTGATCGAGCAGGATCTTTCCGAGAACCTGATCACGGCGAAGGCTGCGAAGGAAATTTACGGCTATTCTGGCCCGATCGCTGCTGCGGCCGAATAG